A stretch of the Hydra vulgaris chromosome 09, alternate assembly HydraT2T_AEP genome encodes the following:
- the LOC136085080 gene encoding uncharacterized protein LOC136085080 → MFYRKSCSENNYIPLSDSSLWKVLHAIKPSSRKSLAGLDDVTASGMNGFQTLQKLAQRFSSKSLEAALEKGKRYLKTSYQTNCSVNDSNISSHSSKHALSDPYEKNLQSNTEISEVVCADCYDLCKAIEMIKELTIQNSDDADSIYDLEIAVKDVFNYIKHLMRDSQQKKAKIEAFKQLNDETAFWLKDFCQFKNSSGSIQRGQREYFGKKGMSLHVDIFFIKIAGKLFKRVYFTSMYRCDQGIGDVVSLATAVLDQFRIDQPHIKKMFTKSDNAGCYQGNLSAEAIYNVCKERDIKLLRYDYNEPCCGKNQCDRESAVVKTILRSYVDSGNNLLTADDIHKAMHYSFGAKDAKVAVAQFSNDKTVVTGPKIKNISNYHSFEFGEKSMKMWRYFNIGEGIEQEYGNLKIQPSIKLLLPYSKTDNSIKRNKSLKEKQKRCDRQLYSLRFCTERNCTLSFESDAELEEHMLSGLHTVPKSLTSLDKVRNSFVHKMKITSQLNMPISSSSNSASVKDKPHCMNIFLLQGWALPVRSSFRFSNQQKELLYKYFIRGEESGNKMSPEQVHMQLRRELPPDQYVTSQLIRSLFSR, encoded by the coding sequence ATGTTCTATCGAAAAAGTTGTagtgaaaacaattatatacCATTATCTGATTCAAGTTTGTGGAAAGTATTGCATGCAATAAAACCTTCAAGTCGAAAAAGCTTAGCTGGATTAGATGATGTTACTGCTTCAGGCATGAATGGTTttcaaacattacaaaaattggcACAAAGATTTAGTTCTAAATCTCTCGAAGCTGCccttgaaaaaggaaaaaggtatttgaaaacaAGTTATCAAACCAATTGTAGTGTCAATGACTCAAACATTTCTTCACATAGCTCAAAACATGCCTTATCAGATCCAtatgaaaaaaatcttcaatccaACACAGAGATATCAGAAGTGGTATGTGCCGATTGCTATGATTTGTGCAAAGCTATCGAGATGATCAAAGAACTAACAATTCAAAATTCTGACGATGCTGATTCTatttatgatttggaaattgctgTAAAGGATGTATTCAACTACATAAAACACCTGATGAGAGATTCTCAACAGAAAAAGGCAAAAATCGAAGCTTTTAAGCAATTAAACGATGAAACTGCTTTCTGGcttaaagatttttgtcaaTTCAAAAATTCTTCCGGTTCGATACAGAGAGGGCAAAGAGAGTATTTTGGCAAGAAAGGAATGAGTTTACATGTGGATATATTCTTCATAAAAATAGCAGGAAAGTTATTCAAACGTGTTTACTTTACTTCAATGTATAGGTGTGATCAGGGAATAGGTGATGTTGTTTCGTTAGCCACTGCAGTTTTAGACCAATTCAGAATTGATCAACCGCATATCAagaaaatgtttaccaaatctgATAATGCCGGCTGCTATCAGGGAAATCTTTCAGCTGAAGCAATCTACAATGTATGCAAAGAGAGAGATATAAAGTTGCTGAGATATGATTATAATGAACCCTGTTGTGGAAAAAATCAATGTGACAGAGAGAGTGCAGTTGTAAAGACAATTTTAAGGAGTTACGTTGACTCTGGTAATAATCTTTTGACTGCTGATGATATACACAAGGCTATGCATTATAGTTTTGGCGCTAAAGATGCAAAAGTAGCAGTTGCTCAATTTAGCAATGATAAAACTGTAGTTACTGGACCAAAGATTAAGAACATTAGCAACTATCACTCATTTGAGTTTGGTGAGAAAAGTATGAAGATGTGGCGTTATTTCAATATCGGTGAGGGAATTGAACAAGAGTATGGAAATCTTAAAATTCAACCCTCGATTAAGTTGTTGTTGCCATATAGCAAAACAGATAATTCAATTAAGCGTAACAAGTCACTTAAGGAAAAACAGAAAAGATGTGACAGGCAATTATATTCATTAAGATTTTGCACTGAAAGGAATTGTACTTTATCATTTGAAAGCGATGCTGAGTTAGAAGAACACATGCTATCCGGTCTTCATACAGTTCCGAAATCATTAACATCATTGGATAAAGTTCGCAACTCGTTTGTTCATAAGATGAAAATTACTTCACAACTAAATATGCCAATTTCTTCATCCTCTAACAGTGCTTCCGTAAAAGACAAACCACATTGCATGAACATTTTTCTATTGCAAGGTTGGGCATTACCAGTTCGaagttcttttagattttcaaatcaGCAGAAAGAACTgttgtataaatactttattcgtGGAGAAGAATCAGGTAATAAAATGAGCCCTGAGCAGGTTCACATGCAGCTGAGGAGAGAACTTCCGCCTGATCAATATGTAACTAGCCAACTGAtaagatctttattttcaaGGTAG